From Lujinxingia vulgaris, a single genomic window includes:
- a CDS encoding RidA family protein yields MTEKIIVRTENAPQAIGPYSQAVGYNGLYFVSGQIALDPATGELVEGGVEIQTRQVMANLEAVLAAAGLNFTHVLRSTIFLKNMQDFQKVNAIYGAFFDENPPARACVEVSRLPKDVLVEIDVIAASPTA; encoded by the coding sequence GTGACTGAGAAGATCATCGTCCGCACCGAAAACGCCCCCCAGGCCATCGGCCCCTACTCCCAGGCCGTGGGCTACAACGGCCTCTACTTCGTCAGCGGTCAGATCGCGCTGGACCCGGCCACCGGCGAGCTGGTGGAGGGCGGCGTGGAGATCCAGACCCGGCAGGTCATGGCCAACCTGGAGGCCGTCCTGGCCGCAGCCGGCCTTAACTTCACGCACGTGCTGCGCTCGACGATCTTTTTGAAGAACATGCAGGACTTCCAGAAAGTTAACGCCATCTACGGCGCCTTCTTCGACGAGAACCCGCCGGCGCGCGCCTGCGTGGAGGTCTCGCGTCTTCCCAAAGACGTGCTCGTCGAGATCGACGTGATCGCCGCCTCCCCCACCGCCTGA
- a CDS encoding AAA family ATPase — protein sequence MSLPLSREVGSVYQQAQKLAEHRGEPVSSGHVLLALFEVPNQAATFLTDRAISVSQMRLALEHERAEPAEVMSRVGDRSQRLALSGGAEAVTSLHLLAALIRETRGQAYGLLSASGANVGAIRAAVMSYATSSQPVPQRFQRSDVLPASRRGGREAAARPVEQSLTPIGLHPFFSSGGRGATSGAVPPAQMQVEEAEATLEEPSSPQPTATPPRARTSPRERAPLRGPRSGRGAIDALRETGGGLSLDNHPGINRGGRPRQATRPNPAIQDEQPELKGDAPAPKAPDAGAPVADATDDARKTARSLAERLLARGGLEPVEDASSEPAEPAREVVDVSRSSPYTEIARPDEDLAARYALSEDDFPNLVRYGRNLTEEAALANIDPVVGRDTEIAQLIDILGKRRSNNPLLVGEPGVGKTAVVEGLACRLAEMARGGIAFGERVIVELEMGRLLSGTHLRGSFSERLLGIKDEVARAGGQIIVFLDEVHTWISAGASGDGTDAAGELKTALARGKFPCIGATTHDEYRKFIESDPAFERRFQTVTVEEPDEATALRIIEGVRTHYERHHGVTFTPDALAAAVGLSVRYVHDRQLPDKAIGVLDLAGSRAARQGIREVDREAIARVVADVAGIPADRLTGSDRERFLHMEAFLARGVVGHQESVRTISELIRRNYAGFRSKRPIGSLLFLGPTGVGKTEMVKVLADFLFHDRDAIVRLDMSEFMESHSVSRFIGAPPGYVGYEQGGQLTEAVRQRPYQVVLLDEIEKAHPDVLNLLLQLFDEGRLTDGRGRQVDFSNTLVIMTSNLGADAFDAAPQESRGARIGFGARALSPREETRQRDGLRDEVLTAAKGHFTPELWNRIDERLVFMPLTREEVARIATLQLGDSQRRLWEESAIRLEFDDAVVDHLIANGGYDARLGARPMRQTIQRLVEGAVAQEILSGRVVRGGTIRVVVDGERLRCETLAG from the coding sequence ATGAGTCTACCTCTGAGTCGCGAAGTGGGATCTGTCTATCAGCAGGCCCAGAAATTAGCGGAGCATCGTGGGGAGCCGGTCAGCAGCGGGCATGTGCTGCTGGCGCTCTTTGAGGTGCCCAACCAGGCGGCGACCTTTCTGACGGATCGGGCGATCTCGGTCTCACAGATGCGTCTTGCGCTGGAGCATGAGCGGGCTGAGCCGGCCGAGGTCATGTCGCGCGTGGGCGATCGCAGCCAGCGCCTGGCGTTGAGTGGCGGGGCCGAGGCGGTGACGAGTCTTCACCTGCTGGCGGCGCTGATCCGCGAGACGCGTGGGCAGGCCTACGGGCTGCTCTCGGCTTCGGGGGCAAATGTAGGGGCGATCCGCGCGGCGGTGATGAGTTATGCGACCTCCTCGCAGCCGGTGCCGCAGCGTTTTCAGCGAAGCGATGTGTTGCCGGCGTCTCGGCGCGGTGGACGAGAGGCGGCGGCCAGGCCGGTGGAGCAGTCGCTCACGCCGATCGGGCTGCATCCCTTCTTCAGCTCGGGTGGGCGAGGCGCGACCAGCGGTGCTGTGCCGCCGGCACAGATGCAGGTCGAAGAGGCGGAGGCGACGCTCGAAGAGCCCTCTTCACCGCAGCCGACTGCGACGCCGCCGCGAGCGCGCACAAGCCCCCGGGAGCGCGCCCCGCTGCGCGGGCCACGCTCCGGTCGCGGCGCGATCGACGCGCTGCGCGAGACCGGCGGGGGGCTCTCGCTGGATAACCACCCGGGCATCAACCGTGGCGGGAGGCCGCGTCAGGCGACGCGCCCCAACCCGGCGATTCAAGACGAGCAGCCGGAGCTGAAGGGTGACGCGCCTGCGCCGAAGGCTCCCGACGCCGGGGCGCCGGTGGCCGATGCGACCGACGACGCCCGGAAGACCGCACGCAGCCTTGCTGAGAGGCTGCTGGCCCGCGGGGGGCTTGAGCCCGTGGAAGACGCGTCGAGCGAGCCGGCGGAGCCGGCGCGCGAGGTCGTCGATGTCAGCCGCAGCTCGCCATACACCGAGATCGCTCGCCCCGACGAAGATCTTGCGGCACGCTACGCGCTGAGTGAAGACGACTTCCCCAACCTGGTGCGCTACGGCCGCAACCTCACCGAAGAGGCGGCGTTGGCCAACATCGACCCGGTGGTCGGGCGCGACACCGAGATCGCGCAGCTCATCGACATTCTGGGCAAGCGCCGCTCCAACAACCCGCTGCTCGTTGGCGAGCCGGGCGTCGGTAAGACGGCGGTCGTTGAGGGGCTGGCCTGCCGGCTGGCCGAGATGGCCCGCGGCGGCATCGCCTTTGGCGAGCGCGTGATCGTGGAGCTTGAGATGGGCCGGCTTTTGAGCGGCACCCATCTTCGCGGAAGTTTTTCGGAGCGCCTGCTGGGCATCAAAGACGAAGTCGCACGCGCCGGCGGTCAGATCATCGTGTTCCTCGATGAGGTGCATACCTGGATCTCGGCCGGGGCCAGCGGCGACGGCACCGACGCGGCCGGTGAGCTGAAGACGGCGCTGGCGCGCGGGAAGTTCCCGTGCATCGGGGCCACGACCCACGATGAGTACCGCAAGTTCATTGAGAGTGACCCGGCCTTTGAGCGGCGTTTTCAGACGGTGACGGTGGAGGAGCCCGATGAGGCCACCGCGCTGCGCATCATCGAGGGCGTTCGCACCCATTATGAGCGGCATCACGGGGTGACGTTTACGCCCGACGCGCTGGCCGCCGCGGTGGGGCTCTCGGTGCGTTATGTGCATGACCGGCAGCTGCCCGATAAGGCCATCGGCGTGCTCGACCTGGCCGGGAGCCGTGCGGCGCGCCAGGGCATCAGGGAGGTCGATCGCGAAGCGATTGCGCGGGTGGTCGCCGATGTGGCGGGCATCCCCGCCGACCGCCTCACCGGCAGCGACCGCGAGCGCTTTTTGCATATGGAGGCGTTCCTCGCCAGAGGCGTCGTGGGCCATCAGGAGAGCGTGCGCACCATCTCGGAGCTTATTCGCCGCAACTACGCCGGCTTCCGCAGCAAGCGCCCGATCGGCAGCCTGCTCTTCCTGGGGCCGACCGGCGTCGGTAAGACCGAGATGGTCAAGGTGCTGGCGGACTTCCTCTTCCATGACCGCGACGCGATTGTGCGCCTGGATATGTCGGAGTTTATGGAGTCGCACTCGGTGAGCCGCTTTATCGGCGCGCCTCCCGGGTACGTGGGCTACGAGCAGGGCGGCCAGCTTACCGAGGCGGTGCGCCAGCGCCCCTACCAGGTGGTGCTGCTCGATGAGATCGAGAAGGCCCACCCGGACGTGCTCAACCTGCTCTTGCAGCTCTTTGATGAGGGGCGTCTTACCGATGGTCGCGGCCGGCAGGTGGATTTTTCCAACACGCTCGTGATCATGACCAGCAACCTGGGCGCCGACGCCTTTGATGCGGCGCCGCAGGAGAGTCGCGGGGCGCGTATCGGGTTTGGGGCGCGGGCGCTGAGCCCGCGCGAGGAGACGCGCCAGCGCGACGGGCTGCGCGATGAGGTGCTCACCGCGGCCAAGGGGCATTTTACGCCGGAGTTGTGGAACCGCATCGACGAGCGGCTGGTGTTTATGCCGCTGACCCGCGAGGAGGTCGCGCGCATCGCCACCTTGCAGCTGGGCGACAGCCAGCGGCGCCTGTGGGAAGAGAGCGCGATTCGCCTGGAGTTCGACGACGCGGTCGTCGACCACCTCATCGCCAACGGCGGCTACGACGCTCGCCTGGGCGCGCGGCCGATGCGCCAGACGATTCAGCGCCTGGTCGAGGGCGCGGTCGCCCAGGAGATCTTGTCGGGGCGTGTGGTGCGCGGCGGCACGATTCGGGTCGTGGTCGATGGGGAGCGGCTGCGCTGCGAGACGCTGGCAGGATAA